A stretch of the Polluticoccus soli genome encodes the following:
- a CDS encoding nucleoside-triphosphatase translates to MTDHNIYIFTRAVRSGKTTTLQQWLRNNNVHAGGILTPDIEGKRMLYDIAENQFYHMEAEDDMPDSECLLVGRYRFLKRAFAIGREILERDLERQPEWMIIDEVGTLELQENTGLEPSVTHVINSYNNSSHSKKLMLVIRNYLLDEACERYGLNTDMIINDNFFE, encoded by the coding sequence ATGACCGATCATAACATATACATCTTCACCCGTGCTGTCCGCAGCGGAAAAACGACCACCTTACAGCAATGGCTACGGAATAATAATGTGCACGCAGGAGGTATCCTGACGCCCGATATTGAAGGCAAACGGATGCTGTATGATATTGCCGAAAACCAGTTTTACCACATGGAGGCGGAGGACGATATGCCCGATTCTGAATGCCTGCTGGTGGGTAGATATCGCTTCCTTAAAAGGGCATTTGCTATTGGCCGCGAGATACTGGAACGCGACCTGGAACGTCAACCTGAATGGATGATAATTGATGAAGTAGGCACGCTGGAACTGCAAGAAAACACCGGGCTTGAGCCATCAGTTACACATGTAATTAATTCATATAATAATTCTAGCCATAGTAAAAAATTGATGTTGGTGATCAGAAATTACCTTCTTGACGAAGCTTGCGAGC